The following are encoded in a window of Cygnus atratus isolate AKBS03 ecotype Queensland, Australia chromosome 8, CAtr_DNAZoo_HiC_assembly, whole genome shotgun sequence genomic DNA:
- the C8A gene encoding complement component C8 alpha chain isoform X4, whose protein sequence is MWWSLRQVSPLILAVCSLSLTAHQGTAVAHGEPAAAPSQRRSSRDVNSPAPVNCQLSQWSAWTDCFPCQGKKHRYRTLVQPAGFAGQRCVGDLWDEQACHAGETCTGAPSCGKDFRCEETGRCIKRHLVCNGETDCRDGSDENNCEDEDIESPCEDLYPIPGSEKAAQGYNILTQEEKQYVYDPNFWGGHCESVYNGEWRELKYDVACERLYYRDDEKYFRKPYNFHVYQFLFYEDSKDLLNALGSSKSRGGGFTFGIGPKSVPVMLNLGFSLSRGKGSLKNFTEYNAKEVGFIRAVTKVQTARFKMRRNNIILDEDMLLSLQELPDAYNYGMYAKFIDDYGTHFMTSGTMGGVFEYILVVNKEEMRRKEIRSEDVMACFGLSAGVSVKKFAMEVGASVSYSQCDNKKLLEEDEQSHNAIVEDIIPRIKGGDTASSGGLLNSWDGNMYRRWGRSLKYNPAIIDFELQPIHEILRRSDLSNMETKRQHLKRALDDYLLEFNACRCGPCQNDGEPILVGDTCVCQCQPGYEGHACERSKRPSTGTSGRWSCWSPWAPCQAGSRRRSRQCTNPAPQHGGAPCVGTSVQSKAC, encoded by the exons ATGTGGTGGAGCCTGCGTCAGGTTTCTCCTTTGATTCTCGCTGTATGCTCGTTGTCTCTAACAGCACATCAGGGCACGGCTGTGGCACACGGGGAGCCGGCGGCGGCGCCTTCCCAGAG aagaagcagcagagatgttAATTCCCCAGCTCCTGTCAACTGTCAGCTGAGCCAGTGGTCAGCGTGGACTGATTGCTTTCCTTGCCAAGGGAAAAAA CACCGGTACCGGACGCTGGTGCAGCCCGCGGGGTTTGCAGGGCAGCGCTGCGTGGGGGACCTCTGGGATGAGCAAGCTTGCCATGCTGGGGAGACCTGCACCGGGGCCCCCAGCTGCGGGAAGGACTTTCGGTGCGAGGAGACTG GTCGCTGTATTAAACGACATCTCGTGTGCAACGGCGAGACAGACTGCAGAGATGGGTCTGATGAGAATAACTGTGaggatgaagatattgaaagcCCCTGTGAAGACCTGTACCCAATCCCAGGGtctgaaaaagcagcacaggg atacAACATCCTAACACAGGAGGAGAAGCAGTATGTGTATGATCCTAATTTTTGGGGGGGGCATTGCGAGTCCGTCTACAATGGGGAGTGGCGGGAGCTGAAGTACGACGTTGCCTGCGAACGCCTCTACTACAGGGATGACGAGAAGTATTTCCGCAAGCCTTACAACTTCCACGTGTACCAGTTCCTA TTTTATGAAGATTCAAAAGATCTGCTTAATGCCCTTGGAAGTAGTAAAAGCAGAGGAGGCGGTTTTACCTTTGGGATTGGACCTAAATCGGTACCTGTAATGCTAAACCTTGGCTTTTCTTTATCACGTGGCAAAGGATCCCTGAAGAATTTCACAGAATACAAtgcaaag GAGGTTGGATTCATTAGAGCTGTGACCAAGGTGCAGACAGCCCGTTTCAAGATGAGAAGGAACAACATCATTTTGGATGAAGACAtgctcctctccctgcaagAGCTTCCAGATGCATACAACTATGGCATGTATGCCAAATTCATTGATGACTACGGTACCCATTTCATGACATCCGGCACTATGGGAGGTGTCTTTGAGTACATCCTTGTTGTTAACAAAGAGGAAATGAGACGAAAAG AAATCCGCTCTGAAGACGTCATGGCCTGTTTTGGCCTCTCAGCTGGTGTTTCGGTCAAAAAGTTTGCCATGGAAGTGGGAGCATCCGTGTCATACTCTCAATGTGATAATAAAAAACTTCTGGAAGAGG ATGAGCAGAGCCACAATGCCATTGTGGAAGATATTATTCCCCGGATTAAAGGTGGAGATACTGCTAGCAGCGGAGGGCTCTTAAACAGTTGGGACGGCAACATGTATCGTCGCTGGGGAAGGTCATTAAAATACAATCCTGCTATTATTGATTTTGAG CTGCAACCCATCCACGAAATTCTCCGCAGGAGCGACCTCAGCAACATGGAAACCAAGCGGCAGCACCTGAAGCGGGCTCTGGATGATTACTTGCTGGAGTTCAACGCCTGCCGCTGCGGACCGTGCCAGAACGACGGCGAGCCCATTCTGGTGGGCGACACGTGTGTCTGCCAGTGCCAGCCGGGGTACGAGGGCCATGCCTGCGAGCGGAGCAAGCGCCCAA GCACTGGGACGAGCGGGCGCTGGAGCTGCTGGTCGCCCTGGGCTCCCTGCCAGGCGGGCTCCAGGAGGCGCAGCCGGCAGTGCACCAACCCTGCCCCGCAGCACGGCGGGGCACCCTGCGTGGGGACGAGCGTGCAGAGCAAAGCGTGCTAA
- the C8A gene encoding complement component C8 alpha chain isoform X1 produces MWWSLRQVSPLILAVCSLSLTAHQGTAVAHGEPAAAPSQRRSSRDVNSPAPVNCQLSQWSAWTDCFPCQGKKHRYRTLVQPAGFAGQRCVGDLWDEQACHAGETCTGAPSCGKDFRCEETGRCIKRHLVCNGETDCRDGSDENNCEDEDIESPCEDLYPIPGSEKAAQGYNILTQEEKQYVYDPNFWGGHCESVYNGEWRELKYDVACERLYYRDDEKYFRKPYNFHVYQFLAHADSGFSFEFYEDSKDLLNALGSSKSRGGGFTFGIGPKSVPVMLNLGFSLSRGKGSLKNFTEYNAKEVGFIRAVTKVQTARFKMRRNNIILDEDMLLSLQELPDAYNYGMYAKFIDDYGTHFMTSGTMGGVFEYILVVNKEEMRRKEIRSEDVMACFGLSAGVSVKKFAMEVGASVSYSQCDNKKLLEEVNFSDEQSHNAIVEDIIPRIKGGDTASSGGLLNSWDGNMYRRWGRSLKYNPAIIDFELQPIHEILRRSDLSNMETKRQHLKRALDDYLLEFNACRCGPCQNDGEPILVGDTCVCQCQPGYEGHACERSKRPSTGTSGRWSCWSPWAPCQAGSRRRSRQCTNPAPQHGGAPCVGTSVQSKAC; encoded by the exons ATGTGGTGGAGCCTGCGTCAGGTTTCTCCTTTGATTCTCGCTGTATGCTCGTTGTCTCTAACAGCACATCAGGGCACGGCTGTGGCACACGGGGAGCCGGCGGCGGCGCCTTCCCAGAG aagaagcagcagagatgttAATTCCCCAGCTCCTGTCAACTGTCAGCTGAGCCAGTGGTCAGCGTGGACTGATTGCTTTCCTTGCCAAGGGAAAAAA CACCGGTACCGGACGCTGGTGCAGCCCGCGGGGTTTGCAGGGCAGCGCTGCGTGGGGGACCTCTGGGATGAGCAAGCTTGCCATGCTGGGGAGACCTGCACCGGGGCCCCCAGCTGCGGGAAGGACTTTCGGTGCGAGGAGACTG GTCGCTGTATTAAACGACATCTCGTGTGCAACGGCGAGACAGACTGCAGAGATGGGTCTGATGAGAATAACTGTGaggatgaagatattgaaagcCCCTGTGAAGACCTGTACCCAATCCCAGGGtctgaaaaagcagcacaggg atacAACATCCTAACACAGGAGGAGAAGCAGTATGTGTATGATCCTAATTTTTGGGGGGGGCATTGCGAGTCCGTCTACAATGGGGAGTGGCGGGAGCTGAAGTACGACGTTGCCTGCGAACGCCTCTACTACAGGGATGACGAGAAGTATTTCCGCAAGCCTTACAACTTCCACGTGTACCAGTTCCTA GCTCATGCTGATTCTGGATTCTCTTTTGAGTTTTATGAAGATTCAAAAGATCTGCTTAATGCCCTTGGAAGTAGTAAAAGCAGAGGAGGCGGTTTTACCTTTGGGATTGGACCTAAATCGGTACCTGTAATGCTAAACCTTGGCTTTTCTTTATCACGTGGCAAAGGATCCCTGAAGAATTTCACAGAATACAAtgcaaag GAGGTTGGATTCATTAGAGCTGTGACCAAGGTGCAGACAGCCCGTTTCAAGATGAGAAGGAACAACATCATTTTGGATGAAGACAtgctcctctccctgcaagAGCTTCCAGATGCATACAACTATGGCATGTATGCCAAATTCATTGATGACTACGGTACCCATTTCATGACATCCGGCACTATGGGAGGTGTCTTTGAGTACATCCTTGTTGTTAACAAAGAGGAAATGAGACGAAAAG AAATCCGCTCTGAAGACGTCATGGCCTGTTTTGGCCTCTCAGCTGGTGTTTCGGTCAAAAAGTTTGCCATGGAAGTGGGAGCATCCGTGTCATACTCTCAATGTGATAATAAAAAACTTCTGGAAGAGG TCAACTTTTCAGATGAGCAGAGCCACAATGCCATTGTGGAAGATATTATTCCCCGGATTAAAGGTGGAGATACTGCTAGCAGCGGAGGGCTCTTAAACAGTTGGGACGGCAACATGTATCGTCGCTGGGGAAGGTCATTAAAATACAATCCTGCTATTATTGATTTTGAG CTGCAACCCATCCACGAAATTCTCCGCAGGAGCGACCTCAGCAACATGGAAACCAAGCGGCAGCACCTGAAGCGGGCTCTGGATGATTACTTGCTGGAGTTCAACGCCTGCCGCTGCGGACCGTGCCAGAACGACGGCGAGCCCATTCTGGTGGGCGACACGTGTGTCTGCCAGTGCCAGCCGGGGTACGAGGGCCATGCCTGCGAGCGGAGCAAGCGCCCAA GCACTGGGACGAGCGGGCGCTGGAGCTGCTGGTCGCCCTGGGCTCCCTGCCAGGCGGGCTCCAGGAGGCGCAGCCGGCAGTGCACCAACCCTGCCCCGCAGCACGGCGGGGCACCCTGCGTGGGGACGAGCGTGCAGAGCAAAGCGTGCTAA
- the C8A gene encoding complement component C8 alpha chain isoform X3, which translates to MWWSLRQVSPLILAVCSLSLTAHQGTAVAHGEPAAAPSQRSSRDVNSPAPVNCQLSQWSAWTDCFPCQGKKHRYRTLVQPAGFAGQRCVGDLWDEQACHAGETCTGAPSCGKDFRCEETGRCIKRHLVCNGETDCRDGSDENNCEDEDIESPCEDLYPIPGSEKAAQGYNILTQEEKQYVYDPNFWGGHCESVYNGEWRELKYDVACERLYYRDDEKYFRKPYNFHVYQFLAHADSGFSFEFYEDSKDLLNALGSSKSRGGGFTFGIGPKSVPVMLNLGFSLSRGKGSLKNFTEYNAKEVGFIRAVTKVQTARFKMRRNNIILDEDMLLSLQELPDAYNYGMYAKFIDDYGTHFMTSGTMGGVFEYILVVNKEEMRRKEIRSEDVMACFGLSAGVSVKKFAMEVGASVSYSQCDNKKLLEEDEQSHNAIVEDIIPRIKGGDTASSGGLLNSWDGNMYRRWGRSLKYNPAIIDFELQPIHEILRRSDLSNMETKRQHLKRALDDYLLEFNACRCGPCQNDGEPILVGDTCVCQCQPGYEGHACERSKRPSTGTSGRWSCWSPWAPCQAGSRRRSRQCTNPAPQHGGAPCVGTSVQSKAC; encoded by the exons ATGTGGTGGAGCCTGCGTCAGGTTTCTCCTTTGATTCTCGCTGTATGCTCGTTGTCTCTAACAGCACATCAGGGCACGGCTGTGGCACACGGGGAGCCGGCGGCGGCGCCTTCCCAGAG aagcagcagagatgttAATTCCCCAGCTCCTGTCAACTGTCAGCTGAGCCAGTGGTCAGCGTGGACTGATTGCTTTCCTTGCCAAGGGAAAAAA CACCGGTACCGGACGCTGGTGCAGCCCGCGGGGTTTGCAGGGCAGCGCTGCGTGGGGGACCTCTGGGATGAGCAAGCTTGCCATGCTGGGGAGACCTGCACCGGGGCCCCCAGCTGCGGGAAGGACTTTCGGTGCGAGGAGACTG GTCGCTGTATTAAACGACATCTCGTGTGCAACGGCGAGACAGACTGCAGAGATGGGTCTGATGAGAATAACTGTGaggatgaagatattgaaagcCCCTGTGAAGACCTGTACCCAATCCCAGGGtctgaaaaagcagcacaggg atacAACATCCTAACACAGGAGGAGAAGCAGTATGTGTATGATCCTAATTTTTGGGGGGGGCATTGCGAGTCCGTCTACAATGGGGAGTGGCGGGAGCTGAAGTACGACGTTGCCTGCGAACGCCTCTACTACAGGGATGACGAGAAGTATTTCCGCAAGCCTTACAACTTCCACGTGTACCAGTTCCTA GCTCATGCTGATTCTGGATTCTCTTTTGAGTTTTATGAAGATTCAAAAGATCTGCTTAATGCCCTTGGAAGTAGTAAAAGCAGAGGAGGCGGTTTTACCTTTGGGATTGGACCTAAATCGGTACCTGTAATGCTAAACCTTGGCTTTTCTTTATCACGTGGCAAAGGATCCCTGAAGAATTTCACAGAATACAAtgcaaag GAGGTTGGATTCATTAGAGCTGTGACCAAGGTGCAGACAGCCCGTTTCAAGATGAGAAGGAACAACATCATTTTGGATGAAGACAtgctcctctccctgcaagAGCTTCCAGATGCATACAACTATGGCATGTATGCCAAATTCATTGATGACTACGGTACCCATTTCATGACATCCGGCACTATGGGAGGTGTCTTTGAGTACATCCTTGTTGTTAACAAAGAGGAAATGAGACGAAAAG AAATCCGCTCTGAAGACGTCATGGCCTGTTTTGGCCTCTCAGCTGGTGTTTCGGTCAAAAAGTTTGCCATGGAAGTGGGAGCATCCGTGTCATACTCTCAATGTGATAATAAAAAACTTCTGGAAGAGG ATGAGCAGAGCCACAATGCCATTGTGGAAGATATTATTCCCCGGATTAAAGGTGGAGATACTGCTAGCAGCGGAGGGCTCTTAAACAGTTGGGACGGCAACATGTATCGTCGCTGGGGAAGGTCATTAAAATACAATCCTGCTATTATTGATTTTGAG CTGCAACCCATCCACGAAATTCTCCGCAGGAGCGACCTCAGCAACATGGAAACCAAGCGGCAGCACCTGAAGCGGGCTCTGGATGATTACTTGCTGGAGTTCAACGCCTGCCGCTGCGGACCGTGCCAGAACGACGGCGAGCCCATTCTGGTGGGCGACACGTGTGTCTGCCAGTGCCAGCCGGGGTACGAGGGCCATGCCTGCGAGCGGAGCAAGCGCCCAA GCACTGGGACGAGCGGGCGCTGGAGCTGCTGGTCGCCCTGGGCTCCCTGCCAGGCGGGCTCCAGGAGGCGCAGCCGGCAGTGCACCAACCCTGCCCCGCAGCACGGCGGGGCACCCTGCGTGGGGACGAGCGTGCAGAGCAAAGCGTGCTAA
- the C8A gene encoding complement component C8 alpha chain isoform X2: MWWSLRQVSPLILAVCSLSLTAHQGTAVAHGEPAAAPSQRRSSRDVNSPAPVNCQLSQWSAWTDCFPCQGKKHRYRTLVQPAGFAGQRCVGDLWDEQACHAGETCTGAPSCGKDFRCEETGRCIKRHLVCNGETDCRDGSDENNCEDEDIESPCEDLYPIPGSEKAAQGYNILTQEEKQYVYDPNFWGGHCESVYNGEWRELKYDVACERLYYRDDEKYFRKPYNFHVYQFLAHADSGFSFEFYEDSKDLLNALGSSKSRGGGFTFGIGPKSVPVMLNLGFSLSRGKGSLKNFTEYNAKEVGFIRAVTKVQTARFKMRRNNIILDEDMLLSLQELPDAYNYGMYAKFIDDYGTHFMTSGTMGGVFEYILVVNKEEMRRKEIRSEDVMACFGLSAGVSVKKFAMEVGASVSYSQCDNKKLLEEDEQSHNAIVEDIIPRIKGGDTASSGGLLNSWDGNMYRRWGRSLKYNPAIIDFELQPIHEILRRSDLSNMETKRQHLKRALDDYLLEFNACRCGPCQNDGEPILVGDTCVCQCQPGYEGHACERSKRPSTGTSGRWSCWSPWAPCQAGSRRRSRQCTNPAPQHGGAPCVGTSVQSKAC, encoded by the exons ATGTGGTGGAGCCTGCGTCAGGTTTCTCCTTTGATTCTCGCTGTATGCTCGTTGTCTCTAACAGCACATCAGGGCACGGCTGTGGCACACGGGGAGCCGGCGGCGGCGCCTTCCCAGAG aagaagcagcagagatgttAATTCCCCAGCTCCTGTCAACTGTCAGCTGAGCCAGTGGTCAGCGTGGACTGATTGCTTTCCTTGCCAAGGGAAAAAA CACCGGTACCGGACGCTGGTGCAGCCCGCGGGGTTTGCAGGGCAGCGCTGCGTGGGGGACCTCTGGGATGAGCAAGCTTGCCATGCTGGGGAGACCTGCACCGGGGCCCCCAGCTGCGGGAAGGACTTTCGGTGCGAGGAGACTG GTCGCTGTATTAAACGACATCTCGTGTGCAACGGCGAGACAGACTGCAGAGATGGGTCTGATGAGAATAACTGTGaggatgaagatattgaaagcCCCTGTGAAGACCTGTACCCAATCCCAGGGtctgaaaaagcagcacaggg atacAACATCCTAACACAGGAGGAGAAGCAGTATGTGTATGATCCTAATTTTTGGGGGGGGCATTGCGAGTCCGTCTACAATGGGGAGTGGCGGGAGCTGAAGTACGACGTTGCCTGCGAACGCCTCTACTACAGGGATGACGAGAAGTATTTCCGCAAGCCTTACAACTTCCACGTGTACCAGTTCCTA GCTCATGCTGATTCTGGATTCTCTTTTGAGTTTTATGAAGATTCAAAAGATCTGCTTAATGCCCTTGGAAGTAGTAAAAGCAGAGGAGGCGGTTTTACCTTTGGGATTGGACCTAAATCGGTACCTGTAATGCTAAACCTTGGCTTTTCTTTATCACGTGGCAAAGGATCCCTGAAGAATTTCACAGAATACAAtgcaaag GAGGTTGGATTCATTAGAGCTGTGACCAAGGTGCAGACAGCCCGTTTCAAGATGAGAAGGAACAACATCATTTTGGATGAAGACAtgctcctctccctgcaagAGCTTCCAGATGCATACAACTATGGCATGTATGCCAAATTCATTGATGACTACGGTACCCATTTCATGACATCCGGCACTATGGGAGGTGTCTTTGAGTACATCCTTGTTGTTAACAAAGAGGAAATGAGACGAAAAG AAATCCGCTCTGAAGACGTCATGGCCTGTTTTGGCCTCTCAGCTGGTGTTTCGGTCAAAAAGTTTGCCATGGAAGTGGGAGCATCCGTGTCATACTCTCAATGTGATAATAAAAAACTTCTGGAAGAGG ATGAGCAGAGCCACAATGCCATTGTGGAAGATATTATTCCCCGGATTAAAGGTGGAGATACTGCTAGCAGCGGAGGGCTCTTAAACAGTTGGGACGGCAACATGTATCGTCGCTGGGGAAGGTCATTAAAATACAATCCTGCTATTATTGATTTTGAG CTGCAACCCATCCACGAAATTCTCCGCAGGAGCGACCTCAGCAACATGGAAACCAAGCGGCAGCACCTGAAGCGGGCTCTGGATGATTACTTGCTGGAGTTCAACGCCTGCCGCTGCGGACCGTGCCAGAACGACGGCGAGCCCATTCTGGTGGGCGACACGTGTGTCTGCCAGTGCCAGCCGGGGTACGAGGGCCATGCCTGCGAGCGGAGCAAGCGCCCAA GCACTGGGACGAGCGGGCGCTGGAGCTGCTGGTCGCCCTGGGCTCCCTGCCAGGCGGGCTCCAGGAGGCGCAGCCGGCAGTGCACCAACCCTGCCCCGCAGCACGGCGGGGCACCCTGCGTGGGGACGAGCGTGCAGAGCAAAGCGTGCTAA